Below is a window of Mycolicibacterium rhodesiae NBB3 DNA.
GCCACCTACACGTTGCTGTCACCAGACGGGTCCCAGCGCGTCGTCGACGCTGCCGACTTCGTCACCGGAAACAACGCCAACATCCTGACGCCCGGTGAGGTGCTGAGGAGCATCGACATCCCCGCGACTGCTCTGCGAAAGCGCCATGCGCACAGGCGATTCACGCTGACTCAGCTCGGCCGGTCCAGCATCTTCATGATCGCGACCCAACACCAAGACGCCGACGACCTGCTGCTGACGATCACGGCGGGCACCACCCGCCCCGTCCGGCTGGCGTTCGGGGCGATACCTGACGCCGATGAGCTGGCGCGGCGCATCGACGAACTGCCCGACGACATCTGGTTCGACGACCCCAACGGCAGTCCCGACCATCGGCACCACCTCGCCACCCACTACGCCGAGGAGATTCGGGCCGAGCTCAGCGCAGGAGGCCGGCCGTGACCTACACCGTGAACGGCAAGACCTTCGACGAACAGCCGCGCCCTGGTCAGTGCCTGCGCACATTCGTGCGCTCGTTGGGCTGCCATGGCGTCAAGAAGGGGTGCGACGCGGGTGACTGTGGAGCATGCACGGTATGGCTCGACGGCGCTCCCGTACACAGCTGCATCACCCCGGCCTTTCGCGCCGAGGGTCGTGAGGTCACCACCATCGAGGGCCTCGGCACGCCCGAAGACCTGCACCCGATGCAACAGCGGTTCCTGGACGCCCCTGGGTTCCAGTGCGGATTCTGCACCGCCGGGATGATCATGACGTCGGCGACCTTCACCGACGAGCAGAAGCAGGACCTGCCGCGCGCGCTGAAGGGAAACCTCTGCCGCTGCACCGGTTATCGCGCGATCGAGGACGCGGTCAACGGTGTCAAGGCGGTCGAGGACGCCGCGCCCGGCAAGAGTGTCGGCGCCAGCGTGCTCGCTCCCGCCGCGGCCGGTGTGGTGACCGGGACGGTCGAGTTCACGATGGATACCGAGTTGGCAGGCATGCTGCATCTCAAGGTGCTGCATTCACCCCACGCCCACGCGCGCGTCATCTCCATCGACACCTCCGCCGCGCTGGCTGTCCCCGGCGTACATCGGGTGTACACATGGCAGGACGTACCCCGGAAGCGGTACAGCACAGCTATTCACACCGATCACCTGGTGGATCCCGACGACACGTACATGCTCGACAACGTCATGCGTTTCGTCGGGCAGCGGGTGGCGGCGGTGGTCGCCGACTCCGTCGGCGCCGCCGAAGAGGGTTGCCGCAGGATCGAAGTCGAATACGAGGTGCTACCCGCGGTCTTCGACCCCGAGGAGGCCATGGCTGCAGGCGCGCCCGTACTGCACAGCTATGACGACCCGTTCGCCCACGACAAAGAGCGCAACATCCTGCTGGAGTTGCACAGCGAGGTCGGCGATGTCGAGGCCGGATTCGCCGCGGCCGACGTGGTTCACGAGGCCACCTACTTCACGCCGCGCGTCCAGCACGCGCATCTGGAGACCCACGGCTCGATCGCGTGGATGCAGGACGATCGGCTGCATGTGCGGACGAGTTCACAGTCACCGTCCGTCGCCAAACTCAAACTCTCCCATCTGTTCAGCCTCCGCCCCGATCAGCTCCGGGTGTTCTGCATGCGCGTCGGCGGCGGGTTCGGCGGCAAGCAGGAGGTGATCTCCGAAGACCTGGTGGCCTTGGCGACGCTGGACACCGGCCGGCCGGTCTGCTGGGAGTACACCCGCGAGGAGGAGTTCACCACGGCCTCACCGCGCCATCCGATGAAGATCACCGTCAAGCTCGGCGCCAAGGCCGACGGAACACTGACCGCCGTCGGATTCCGCAATGTGTCCAACACCGGCGCGTACGGCAACCACGGCGGCGAGACGCTGTTCGCGGGTGGCGCCGCGCTGATGCAATATCGCTGTCCCAACAAGAAATTCGACGGTTACTCGGTGTACACGAACACGGTGCCCAGCGGGGCGCTGCGCGGCTACGGTATGACTCAGCCGGCGTTCGCGGTCGAATCCGCCATGACCGAGTTGGCGGTTGCGCTGGACATCGATCCGATGGAGCTGCGCAGGCGCAATGTGATCGCCCCCGGCGACGCGCTGGTGGCTATCGGCGAGCATCCGGAAGATGTGACGTTCACCGAGGACGGTCTGACTGCATGTATCGACCTCGTCGACGGTGCATTGCGCCGCAGGCCCGCCGAGCCGGACTTGGGACCCGATTGGCTGATCGGTACCGGCACCGCGAGTTCCATCCACGAGACCGCCCCGCCGACCGACCACGTCTCCGAAGCGTGGGCCACCCTGAAGGACGACGGCAGCTACGAGATCGCAGTCGGGACCGTCGAATTCGGCGAAGGCACGTCGACAGCACATGTCCAGATCGCGGCGAGCGTCCTGGGCACCACGCCCTCGCGAATCCAGCTCGTCCAATCGGACACCGACCGGACCGGATTCGACACCGGTGCGTTCGCGAGCGCGGGCCTGTTCGTCTCGGGTAACGCCGTGCGGTACGCGTCGACCGCGCTTCGGGACAGCATTCGGCACTTCGCCGCGCGTCACGTCGGCGTCGAGGTGGATGCGTGTTCGATGGACGACGACGGGGTGCGGTGCGGCGACGTGCGGTTGACGCTGGCACAGCTGCTGGAATCCGCCGGCGAACGCGGAACGCGGTTCACTGTGTCGCGCAAGGCTTATGGTTCCCCGCGCAGCGTGACATCCAACGCTCACGGCTTCCGGATCGCCGTGCACCGGATCACCGGCGAGATCCGCGTCCTGTACAGCGTGCACGCGGCAGACCCCGGCGTTGTGATCAACCCCCAGCAGGTGCGCGGTCAGATCGAGGGCGGCGTGGCCCAGGCCATCGGCTTCGCGCTGACCGAGAACTTCCGTGTCGACGAGAGTGGCAGAGTCATCAACCCCAACCTGCGCAACTATCGCATCCCGACCTATGCCGACATCCCGCGCACCGAAGTCCTTGTCGTCGAGACCCACGACTCGGTCGGGCCGATGAAGTCGAAAGGCATCGCCGAGTCGAACGTCAATCCGGTGGCACCGGCGCTTGCCAATGCGCTGCACGACGCCACGGGGGTCCGGTACCGGGAACTGCCGTTCACTCCCGAGCGCATCTACCGCCGCCTCCTGCTCGGCACACCATGACCACCACAGGCGCCACCGGCACCGCAACGGTCATCATCGGCCAGCGCATCCGGCCCGGCCAGGACCAGGCGTTCGAGGCGTGGCAGTCGAACATGAACCGGGAGGCCGCCAAGTACCCGGGCTTCATCGCCGCCGAGGTGAATCCCCCGACCGCTGTGCAAGCCGACTGGGTGATCGTCTACCGCTTCGACTCGATCGCCAACGTTCAGGCGTGGCTCAACAGCGCCACCCGTCAGCAACTACTCCACGATGCCCAACAGTTTTTCGACGGCCCCGGCACTCAACAGGTCATCGGCGGCGGTGCCCGGCAATCGGACTCGCTGGTCACCGTCGTGGTCACACACCGGGTGGACCCGGCAGCCGTCGACGAGTTTCTCTCCTGGCAGGAGCGGCTGAAAGTGGCCGAGAGTTCGTTCCCCGGCTTTCGCGGGACCGAGCTGTTCCGTCCGGTCGAGGGCATCCAGGAGGAATGGACCGCGCTCTACCGGTACAACACCGCCGATGATCTCGACCGCTGGCTGGTGTCGGACGAGCGCAAGGAACTCCTGGCCGAGGGCGAGAAGTTCAACGACTATCAGTCCCGAACCATCGACAACTCGTTCGGCAACTGGTTCGCCTTCGACGAGCACGGGTCGGAGGCGCCGCCCCCGTCCAACTTCAAGACGTCCCTTGCGGTGTGGGTCGGCGTCTACCCCACCGTGGTGTTGATCGCGCTGGCGCTGTGGTCGTTGAGGTTGCCGATGTGGTTCAACCTGCTGATCGGAAACCTGTTGTCCAGCTTGGCGCTCAGCTACTTCGTCATGCCGTATTTCGTCAACCCGCTGCTGAAGAACTGGCTGCGCCCGCCGCCGGGCATCTCGGTCAGCAAGACGAACGTGCGCGGATTCGTACTCATCCTCGCCGTCATGACAGTGTTGAGTGCGTTCTTCTATATCGTGACGCGGGTGTTGTTGCACATGCCCTAACGGCCACCGAGCGGCGTCTGGCCGGCCGGCATCTTGGGGAGGGTGGTGAGCAGCTTCGGCACGACGGTTTTCGCGTCGGGCGCCGGGCGCTCGAAGGCGTACTTGCGGACCTCCTGACCGCCGGGAATCGACCCCGCCACAAGGAGATCCGCGCCGTAGAGGGTGCTGGTCGTCGCAACGGTCGCGGGCCCTTCGAACGGTGCGAACGACGCGATCTCGGCGTACTCGATGTTCTCCGAATGATGGTTCGGACTTTCCAGGTACATACCCGGTTGGCCGTCCAGCTTCGACCCGCTCGACCAGACGCGCACCCTACCCTTGTCACCGAGTTGGCTGGTGACGATGCTCATCGCACCGCCCTCACCGCCCGCGACCCAGCCGGTCGTCAGTGCGACCCCATCGGAGTAGTTCTCGTCGTACGCCAGGAATTGCGACGTCATCTTGGGGTCTTTGGGGCTATTCGAATGTTCCTGTGTCGCTGTACCATTGGCCTGCGCCCGCGCGGTCGGCGTGTAGAGGTCCCATCGGAACGTCTTGACCAAGGGCGGCTCGCCGGGTCCGGGGGCGGTGACGATCGACTCACGGCCGGATCCGAACTCCACCATCCCGGTGGCCATCGTCACCCCGGATTGCGATCCGGGATACGGCGTGAACGTGGAGAAGACTTCCGGGGCCTTGCCCGACTCGGACGGGAGTGTCGAAGAATAGACCTTGACCTGCGACTCGGTTCCCGGGCCGGTGCCGACGATGATGTTGTCCGCCATCGCATTTCCGTCGATGTCGGCACCGGCGACCGCCACCCCGCCGGTGAATTCGGCGTCGAACGGGGCGAACCGCGCGATCTCCGTCCTGAACTTCCCGAAGTCGGTGTCGTTGCCGTCGAACACCGCCACCTCCGGGGCCACGCCTGCGCCGGTGCCCGCAACCAGATCGAGGATCATGTCCCCGTTCACGTCGGCCATCGCAACCGAAGGGGTGCCCTCGAAATCAGGGAACGGATTCACGGTCTGGATGACCTTGTCGCCGTTGCCGTCCCGGATCTGAACGGATGCCGGCTTACCCTTCGACCCCGGTATCGCCACGGCGTAGGTCGACACTTCCGGGATGACGTTGATGGTGGCCATCAACCCGTTGTCCTCGTGGTTGAGGCGGTGGCAGTGGATCACGTAGGTGCCTGCGAACTCCAGGAACTCCTGGCGCAGCGTCAGTGTCGCCGGGGTGCTCACCACGTGCATATCGTTGAATATCGGTGCGGGAACGTTGACGTTGTCGAGGCCCCACGGCTGCACGCCCGTCTTGCCCCGGTTCGGGTCGTCGATGCCCATGACCTGGAAGTCGTTGACGTGGATGTGCATTGGATGCGCATCGTTGTTCATGTTGATGATCTTCCATTCCTCAACCGAGTTGAGTCGTGGCTGGATCAGACCGACGTTCGGAAATCCCGACGGCTCGAACATGTAGATGACAGCCTTGGGATCGTTGTTGCTGGCAAGCCCGCCGCCGATGGTGTCGGTGATCGTCATCTCGCGTGTGACGGACGGTGTCATCACCGCCGTGTCCACGAACGATGTGTAAGCATCGAGGTTCTGGCCCGGTTCGAATGCCGTGGTCTCACCCTCACCGCTGGTGTCCTGCGTGGCGCGGATCAGGGTCTGCGTGGGAAAGACGAAGAACCCGTCGGCGAAGCTGAGGAACTTCGGATCCACGGTCAGCGTCCCCAGCAATGCGGGCGTGTCCTTGGTGCCGTTGTTCGTATACAGCACACCAGGATTCACGATCGGCTTGGCTTTCGGATCCGGTGGGAACTCCAGGACCAGATCGCCCTCCGTGGGCATCGTCACCGCGATCGCATAGCGCGATCCCGGCGGTACGCTCAGGGTCGTTCCGTCTCCGTAGACCGGCCGGCCGACCTGGGTGTAGGGGTTGCCGTCCTGGCCGACGATCGCGAACTTCGGATGGTTGCCGGTCGCGGTCTCGGTCAATCTGACCGTCATGTAGGCGATGTCACTGATGTTGGCCACAACCCAGATCTCCGTCTGACCCGGCTTGATCTTGAGCTCCGGCTGGAACTGACCGTTGACAGTGAACTGCACATCGCGCTGATTCTCCGGCAGCTCGGGGTCCTCGGCCACCTTTGTGGTCGGGCTGTCGAAACTCATCAGGTTCGACGGGATGAACTGGGTCTGACCTCGGTTGTTCAACGGGGACAGCGGGCCGGACCACCAGGGCGTCAGGTATTGGGAGCCCATGGAGGTGTCGGCGATGTTCACCGGAGCCAGGCTCGGCCGATACGTGCCGTCGGCGAGTTGGGTCCCTTCCGGGGGTTTGAGGGTGCTCGCCCACTGCGGCCAGCTGTAGTTGTTGAGCTGATGACCTTCGCCCTTACGGTCGAACACATAGTTGTACTGAATTGCCATGTTGCGTATGGGGATATCGTTCTGCGTGACCAGCGGCAGATTCCCGTCGGGACGTCCGATCTCCAACAGCCCGGCCAATCCGGCGTACGTCTGCTGGGAGGTCATGGTGTGGCGGTGACTGTGATACCAGTACAGCCCGTTGGGCATGTTCGCGGGCACATCGTAGGTGAAGGTGTTGCCCATCCCCGGGGGGATCGACAGCAGCACGTTGTCGGCGTTGCCCGACGGGCTGATGTGCAATCCGTGGGTATGCAGGTTCAGCGGCGACTCCTTGAGTTGCGGCGGATACAGCGGCACCTCACCGCCCTTGGGCGTCATGGCGGGGTCGTAGAAGTCTTCGATGGTCAGATCCTGAAGGTCGTTGTCGTAGCGGACGATCAGCTTCTCGCCCGGCTCCACATGCAGCGTTGGCGCGGGATAGAGATTGTCACCCTTCGTCGATCCGTCCGACGAGGAACCCTTGATCAGGTCGTACCCGAAGACGAGGAAATTGGTCACCGGCTCTTTGACGGTGTCGAGATTGACGGTGCCCTGGTGCGCCGACAGCCGAACCTCGAGCACCCCGTCCGCACTGGAGAGCCGCACGGGTTCCCTGAACGGGGCAGGCTTGCCGTCGGGGCCCGCGTTCACCCCGGCCTGCGGCACGGGCGACTCTTTGGTGCGCGAGCAAGCCGTCGTCGAGGCGGCCGTCATCGACAGAACGGCGAGCAAAGCGACAAGGACACGTAGGCCGGGACGAAGCCGCATGGCCTCTCCATTCTCCACGGGGTGGCTACAAAGCGGCGGTAACCGATGTGCAGCCTAGCTGGGAAAAGAGCTGCAGGCGGCGATTTCAGCTCAGGTTGCGGTCTCCTGAGCGGACAGCGCCATCCACTGTCCGTTCCGCAACTCGAAGACGTCGGTGAATCGCTCGACGCCGATCACCTGGCCGCCTTGCATCAACGTGTTGACGCCGTGGACGACCGCGGTGTTGCCGGCGATGTCGACGAGCTGCTCGGACGGGTTCATCGTGAACGGTAAGGGCTGGGTGCTCGCAATCTCCTCGGCACGGTCGATCAGCCGGCCGTCGGAGTTGATGTGTTTGAATGCCGGACCCAGGATCGACTCGACGGTCGCGACGTCGCCGGCCGTGATCGCCGCCAGCCATCTCATCTCCTGTGCGAGCACGTCGGCGCACGGCTGACAGGTGTCGGCAGCCGCGGGTGCGGGAACGTGGATCGCGATCGCCGAGAAGGCGTACGCAAGGGCCAAGGGTGTCCATCGGTTCATACGATCCGTCCTGCCGGCCAATGATTGCTAGGTTGCATGTCGAATGATGCGACGAAAGGGCGAGCATTGTCGGGCGATTGGGGATCGGTACTTATCGAGCTCGTCCCGCTGGCTCTGGTCGTGGCGCTCTCGCCGATATCGGTCATCCCCGCGGTGTTGGTGCTGCACACCCCCCGCCCGCGACCGGCGGGGCTGGCCTTCCTCGCGGGTTGGCTCGTTGGTCTGGCAGCGCTGACGAGTGTCTTCCTCGAGCTGTCGAGTCTGATCGGGGGCCTCGGCGGCAAGCCACCCGGTTGGGCGTCCTGGTTGCGCATCGTGGTGGGCGCATTGCTGATTGTGTTCGGCATCTACCGATGGCTCAATCGCAAGAAGTCTGCGCACACTCCCAAATGGCTGCAGAGCATGTCGAAGCTCACTCCCGCTCGCGCGGGCCTGACGGGCCTCGTCCTCACCATCGTCAACCCCAAGGTGCTGTTCATATGTGCCGCAGCGGGTTTGGCCATCGGCACGACGGGGATGGCAGATACCCGCGTGTGGCTCGCCGTCCTCTGGTTCGTCGTGGTCGCCGGTTCGACCGTCGCGCTACCGATCCTGGCCTACGCGGTGTCGCCTGAGCGGCTCGATGCGCCGCTGACGCGGCTCAAGGGGTGGATGGAGCGCCAGCACGCCGTGCTCATCGCGGGAATCCTGGTCGTGATCGGACTTTTGGTGCTGTTCAAGGGAATTCACGGGCTGAACGAAACTCACCCCACGTCGGGCAGCCCGAGTTCATCGGCGTCAGCAGTGAGGTAGCGCGTCACCGTCGGCGCGATCAACCGCACCAGTTCGTCGTCGGACAGCGTCGCCAGCGGTGGCACCTTCATCACGTAGCGCAGCACCGCCGCGCCGACCAGCTGGCTCGCGGCGAGCATCGAGCGCAACCGGGCCTGTTCCCCACCCCCGAGCACACCGGACACGGCGGTCAGCACGTAGTTCTGCATGAACGCGCGGAACGCATCGTGGGCGTCGGAGTTGGAGGTGGCCGACTGCAGCATCGCCACCATGCTCGGTCCGGTGTCGGGTGCTTCCCAGATTCGCAGGTACGTCCGCACCATCCGGGTCCCGATGTCGGGGTCGTCGTCGGAGCTTCCAGTGAGCGCGGCCACCAGCGCGCTCGGATCGACGATGAGCCGCAGTGACTCGCGGAACAGATCGGCCTTCGAGCCGAACAGGTACAGCAACATCGACGGGTCCACGTGGGCGTCGTCGGCGATCGCCCGCAGGGTCGTCTTCTCGTAACCCTCCGTCGCGAACCGCACCTTTGCCGCTGCCAGGACGGCGTCGCGCGATACCGGATCACCCTGGCGGCGCCCCCGGCGTTTGGTCGTCTTCGCTGGTGACGGCATCTATCGACGATAGCATTTCAATGACTGTTGAAATCATCGCGCCCGCGCGTTACGCTCAGCCGCATTAATTCAACGATGAATGAAAAGAGGTCGATGATGGTGACGGACACCGCGCACCGGCACACCCACGCCGTACCCGTACACGAGCCGCCCGCCGCGATCCGGGCGACCGGCATCATCGCGGTGCTCACCGTCGCGATCGCCCTCGTCGCGATCGCGTTCGCTCTGCCCGCCGCGCGTACAGCACCGCACGCCGTGCCGATCGGCGCGGCCGGCCCCCAGTCGGCAAGTGGAGAAGTCGCGGCCACTCTTCAGAAGCAGGCGCCGGGCGCCTTCACGATCACCTACTACCCCGGCGAGGAGGCGCTGCGGGATGCGATCCGCAACCGGGACGTCTACGGCGGCATCGCTTTCGGCCCCGACGGACCGCGTCTGCTGACCGCCACCGGCGGCAGCCCGATGGTCGCGCAGATGCTCACCCAGATGGCCAATGGCATCGCCGCGAAAACCGGAGTTCCCTTGGCCACCGAGGATCTGGCCCCGCCGACCGTCCAGGATCCGCGCGGCGCCGGGCTGGCCGCGTCGGCATTACCGATCACCCTCGCCGGACTGCTGCCCGCGGTCGCTCTCGTGCTCGCGCTCAAGCGCGAGGTCTGGACCCGGTTCACCGCCGTCGTAATCTTCGCCGGTGTCGCGGGTGTGAGCATCGCGGCGCTGTTGCGCTACGTCCTCGGCTCGATCGACGCGAACTTCTGGGGCGTCGCCGGCGGCTTGTCGCTGGGCATTCTGGCCGCAGGGTTGACCATGCTCGGGCTCGGCTCGCTGTTCGGCCGGTTCGGGCTGGCTCTCGGCGCGGTCGCCGCCCTGTTGATCGGCAACCCCCTGTCGGGGCTGACCAGCGCGCCGGAGATGCTGCCCACCGGCTGGGGTCAGCTGGGTCAATGGCTACCCCAGGGCGCCAACGCCACCCTGCTTCGGTCAACCGCATTCTTCGACGGGGCCGGCGGCGCGCTGCCGATCGTGGTGCTGACCTGCTGGTCACTGCTCGGTATCGCACTGGTGGTCACCGCGGCGCTTACTATCGAACGACGTGGGGCTCGATGATCGTGATGCGCTGCGAACGCTGCGTGACGCCGTCGACCCTGCGCTCGGCTCCGACGACCTGATCCGGCGTTTCTACACCCGCTGGTTCGCCATCGACACTTCCGTTCGCGATCTGTTCCCCCCGGACATGACCGCGCAGCGCAGCGCCTTCGCGCAGGCAATGACGTGGGTGTTGGGCGAGCTCGTCGACCAGCGGGCCGAGGCGCCGGTGGCCTTCCTCGCGCAACTGGGTCGCGACCATCGCAAATACGGTGTCACGCAACGGCATTACGACAGCCTCCGGGATGCACTGCTCACGACGTTTCGCACCCAGCTGATCGACGCGTGGGATGACAGGCTCGAGCAAACGGCTCACGACGCGGTCGCACTGTTCGTCGGGGTGATGCGGGGTGCGGCGGACGCCGAGCAGGGTCCGCCCTACTGCGACGGCACGGTGATCGAACACATCCGACCCGCCCGAGACGTCTCGATGATCCGGTTGCAGCTCGACCACCCGCTGTACTACCACCCTGGTCAGTACGTCACCGTCCAGGTGCCGCAGTGGCCGCGCCGGTGGCGCTACCTCAGCCCATCGATCCCCGCCGACCGCGACGGCAAAATCGAATTTCACGTCCGTTCGGTGCCCGGCGGCATGGTGAGTCCGGCGATCGTCGGTGAGACGAGGCCCGGCGACCGGTGGCGCATGTCCAACCCGCACGGCGGCATGCACGTAGACCGCGACGGAGGTGACGTCCTCATGGTCGCCGGCAGCACCGGCCTCGCCCCCCTGCGGGCGCTGATCATGGATCTCACCCGCAAGGCCGTCAATCCGCGGGTGCATCTTTTCTTCGGTACCCGCTTTCCCTGCGAGCTCTACGATCTGCACACCCTGTGGCAGATCGTCTCGCAGAATCCGTGGCTGTCGGTGACGCCGGTGTCGGAGTTCAACACCGATCCGCCGTGGGCAGCGGACTTCCCCCTCGTCTCGCCGCCGCGCGGTCTGCATGTCCGCCAGACGGGGCTGCTCCCGGATGTCGTCACGCGGTACGGCGGGTGGGGTGATCGGCAGATCCTCATCTGTGGCGGTCCGGAGATGGTCGAGGCCACCAAGGCGGCACTGCTCGCCAAAGGCGCTCCGGCCGAACGTATTCAGCACGATCCGTTGACGGGCTGATCGGTTACGACGCGACCGCGAGCATGGCAGGATCTCGGACATGCCCGATTTGGAGCCCATAACGATTCACGACCCGTCATCCTCGCTGACGGCCACCTTCGTACCGGGCGCCGGCATGATCGGCACCTCGCTCGCCGACGGCGTTGACGAGTTCCTCGGGCAGCGCCGCGGACTGGACGCCTATGTGAGCAACGGCAAGACGATGGGCATCCCGATCCTCTACC
It encodes the following:
- a CDS encoding FAD-binding oxidoreductase, producing the protein MGLDDRDALRTLRDAVDPALGSDDLIRRFYTRWFAIDTSVRDLFPPDMTAQRSAFAQAMTWVLGELVDQRAEAPVAFLAQLGRDHRKYGVTQRHYDSLRDALLTTFRTQLIDAWDDRLEQTAHDAVALFVGVMRGAADAEQGPPYCDGTVIEHIRPARDVSMIRLQLDHPLYYHPGQYVTVQVPQWPRRWRYLSPSIPADRDGKIEFHVRSVPGGMVSPAIVGETRPGDRWRMSNPHGGMHVDRDGGDVLMVAGSTGLAPLRALIMDLTRKAVNPRVHLFFGTRFPCELYDLHTLWQIVSQNPWLSVTPVSEFNTDPPWAADFPLVSPPRGLHVRQTGLLPDVVTRYGGWGDRQILICGGPEMVEATKAALLAKGAPAERIQHDPLTG
- a CDS encoding multicopper oxidase domain-containing protein, yielding MRLRPGLRVLVALLAVLSMTAASTTACSRTKESPVPQAGVNAGPDGKPAPFREPVRLSSADGVLEVRLSAHQGTVNLDTVKEPVTNFLVFGYDLIKGSSSDGSTKGDNLYPAPTLHVEPGEKLIVRYDNDLQDLTIEDFYDPAMTPKGGEVPLYPPQLKESPLNLHTHGLHISPSGNADNVLLSIPPGMGNTFTYDVPANMPNGLYWYHSHRHTMTSQQTYAGLAGLLEIGRPDGNLPLVTQNDIPIRNMAIQYNYVFDRKGEGHQLNNYSWPQWASTLKPPEGTQLADGTYRPSLAPVNIADTSMGSQYLTPWWSGPLSPLNNRGQTQFIPSNLMSFDSPTTKVAEDPELPENQRDVQFTVNGQFQPELKIKPGQTEIWVVANISDIAYMTVRLTETATGNHPKFAIVGQDGNPYTQVGRPVYGDGTTLSVPPGSRYAIAVTMPTEGDLVLEFPPDPKAKPIVNPGVLYTNNGTKDTPALLGTLTVDPKFLSFADGFFVFPTQTLIRATQDTSGEGETTAFEPGQNLDAYTSFVDTAVMTPSVTREMTITDTIGGGLASNNDPKAVIYMFEPSGFPNVGLIQPRLNSVEEWKIINMNNDAHPMHIHVNDFQVMGIDDPNRGKTGVQPWGLDNVNVPAPIFNDMHVVSTPATLTLRQEFLEFAGTYVIHCHRLNHEDNGLMATINVIPEVSTYAVAIPGSKGKPASVQIRDGNGDKVIQTVNPFPDFEGTPSVAMADVNGDMILDLVAGTGAGVAPEVAVFDGNDTDFGKFRTEIARFAPFDAEFTGGVAVAGADIDGNAMADNIIVGTGPGTESQVKVYSSTLPSESGKAPEVFSTFTPYPGSQSGVTMATGMVEFGSGRESIVTAPGPGEPPLVKTFRWDLYTPTARAQANGTATQEHSNSPKDPKMTSQFLAYDENYSDGVALTTGWVAGGEGGAMSIVTSQLGDKGRVRVWSSGSKLDGQPGMYLESPNHHSENIEYAEIASFAPFEGPATVATTSTLYGADLLVAGSIPGGQEVRKYAFERPAPDAKTVVPKLLTTLPKMPAGQTPLGGR
- a CDS encoding GAP family protein; this encodes MSGDWGSVLIELVPLALVVALSPISVIPAVLVLHTPRPRPAGLAFLAGWLVGLAALTSVFLELSSLIGGLGGKPPGWASWLRIVVGALLIVFGIYRWLNRKKSAHTPKWLQSMSKLTPARAGLTGLVLTIVNPKVLFICAAAGLAIGTTGMADTRVWLAVLWFVVVAGSTVALPILAYAVSPERLDAPLTRLKGWMERQHAVLIAGILVVIGLLVLFKGIHGLNETHPTSGSPSSSASAVR
- a CDS encoding antibiotic biosynthesis monooxygenase, with amino-acid sequence MTTTGATGTATVIIGQRIRPGQDQAFEAWQSNMNREAAKYPGFIAAEVNPPTAVQADWVIVYRFDSIANVQAWLNSATRQQLLHDAQQFFDGPGTQQVIGGGARQSDSLVTVVVTHRVDPAAVDEFLSWQERLKVAESSFPGFRGTELFRPVEGIQEEWTALYRYNTADDLDRWLVSDERKELLAEGEKFNDYQSRTIDNSFGNWFAFDEHGSEAPPPSNFKTSLAVWVGVYPTVVLIALALWSLRLPMWFNLLIGNLLSSLALSYFVMPYFVNPLLKNWLRPPPGISVSKTNVRGFVLILAVMTVLSAFFYIVTRVLLHMP
- a CDS encoding TetR family transcriptional regulator; the protein is MPSPAKTTKRRGRRQGDPVSRDAVLAAAKVRFATEGYEKTTLRAIADDAHVDPSMLLYLFGSKADLFRESLRLIVDPSALVAALTGSSDDDPDIGTRMVRTYLRIWEAPDTGPSMVAMLQSATSNSDAHDAFRAFMQNYVLTAVSGVLGGGEQARLRSMLAASQLVGAAVLRYVMKVPPLATLSDDELVRLIAPTVTRYLTADADELGLPDVG
- a CDS encoding FAD binding domain-containing protein, coding for MDLHTVTEVVRQPLDPPGAQWRAGDAFLAGGTWLFSDQQPDLRRIIDLAPLGWDALTVSESGLEIGAMCTIRDLYALSAPGDWPGAQLFTTSCEAFLASFKVWNAATVGGNICMSLPAGPMITMMVALEATYTLLSPDGSQRVVDAADFVTGNNANILTPGEVLRSIDIPATALRKRHAHRRFTLTQLGRSSIFMIATQHQDADDLLLTITAGTTRPVRLAFGAIPDADELARRIDELPDDIWFDDPNGSPDHRHHLATHYAEEIRAELSAGGRP
- a CDS encoding molybdopterin-dependent oxidoreductase, translating into MTYTVNGKTFDEQPRPGQCLRTFVRSLGCHGVKKGCDAGDCGACTVWLDGAPVHSCITPAFRAEGREVTTIEGLGTPEDLHPMQQRFLDAPGFQCGFCTAGMIMTSATFTDEQKQDLPRALKGNLCRCTGYRAIEDAVNGVKAVEDAAPGKSVGASVLAPAAAGVVTGTVEFTMDTELAGMLHLKVLHSPHAHARVISIDTSAALAVPGVHRVYTWQDVPRKRYSTAIHTDHLVDPDDTYMLDNVMRFVGQRVAAVVADSVGAAEEGCRRIEVEYEVLPAVFDPEEAMAAGAPVLHSYDDPFAHDKERNILLELHSEVGDVEAGFAAADVVHEATYFTPRVQHAHLETHGSIAWMQDDRLHVRTSSQSPSVAKLKLSHLFSLRPDQLRVFCMRVGGGFGGKQEVISEDLVALATLDTGRPVCWEYTREEEFTTASPRHPMKITVKLGAKADGTLTAVGFRNVSNTGAYGNHGGETLFAGGAALMQYRCPNKKFDGYSVYTNTVPSGALRGYGMTQPAFAVESAMTELAVALDIDPMELRRRNVIAPGDALVAIGEHPEDVTFTEDGLTACIDLVDGALRRRPAEPDLGPDWLIGTGTASSIHETAPPTDHVSEAWATLKDDGSYEIAVGTVEFGEGTSTAHVQIAASVLGTTPSRIQLVQSDTDRTGFDTGAFASAGLFVSGNAVRYASTALRDSIRHFAARHVGVEVDACSMDDDGVRCGDVRLTLAQLLESAGERGTRFTVSRKAYGSPRSVTSNAHGFRIAVHRITGEIRVLYSVHAADPGVVINPQQVRGQIEGGVAQAIGFALTENFRVDESGRVINPNLRNYRIPTYADIPRTEVLVVETHDSVGPMKSKGIAESNVNPVAPALANALHDATGVRYRELPFTPERIYRRLLLGTP
- a CDS encoding nuclear transport factor 2 family protein; this translates as MNRWTPLALAYAFSAIAIHVPAPAAADTCQPCADVLAQEMRWLAAITAGDVATVESILGPAFKHINSDGRLIDRAEEIASTQPLPFTMNPSEQLVDIAGNTAVVHGVNTLMQGGQVIGVERFTDVFELRNGQWMALSAQETAT